One stretch of Hevea brasiliensis isolate MT/VB/25A 57/8 chromosome 12, ASM3005281v1, whole genome shotgun sequence DNA includes these proteins:
- the LOC110664339 gene encoding patatin-like protein 2, with translation MEGTAAVALQPPTYGNLITVLSIDGGGIRGIIPGTILHFLESELQKLDGEDARIADYFDVIAGTSTGGLVTAMLASPDEKNRPVFAAKDIKDFYLNECPKIFQQDSCPLFAETKKVIKALSGPKYDGKYLRALVKGKLGNTKLNQTLTNVVIPTFDIKRLQPTIFSSFQVKNNPSMDALLSDICISTSAAPTYLPAHYFETKDEKSGEVRAFNLIDGGVAANNPTLVAMGEVTKEIINGSQDFFPIKPMDYGRFLVISLGTGTAKAEEKYSAPEAAKWGVLGWLTSHGSTPLVDVFTQASADMVDFHISVVFKALHSESNYLRIQDDTLNKTVSSVDVATKKNLDDLVKVGEGLLKKPVSRVNLETGVFEPSNKETNEEALIRFAKLLSEERRLRHSKSPHVQAANSK, from the exons ATGGAAGGAACAGCCGCAGTGGCCCTTCAACCTCCAACTTACGGAAACCTGATTACTGTCCTCAGCATTGATGGGGGTGGAATAAGAGGCATTATCCCCGGAACCATCCTTCACTTCTTGGAGTCTGAACTTCAG AAATTGGATGGTGAGGATGCAAGAATCGCAGACTATTTTGACGTAATCGCAGGAACAAGCACCGGTGGTCTAGTCACTGCCATGCTTGCTAGCCCAGATGAGAAGAATCGTCCAGTGTTTGCTGCCAAGGATATCAAGGACTTCTACCTGAATGAGTGCCCTAAGATTTTCCAACAAGACAG TTGTCCATTATTTGCTGAAACAAAAAAGGTGATAAAAGCTCTATCAGGACCAAAATACGACGGAAAATATCTACGCGCTCTTGTCAAGGGAAAACTTGGAAACACGAAATTGAACCAGACATTGACGAATGTTGTGATTCCAACATTTGATATCAAAAGACTTCAGCCTACTATTTTTTCCAGCTTTCAG GTTAAGAACAACCCATCTATGGATGCTTTACTCTCAGACATATGCATTTCAACCTCAGCTGCACCAACTTATCTTCCAGCCCATTATTTCGAAACAAAAGATGAGAAATCTGGAGAAGTGAGAGCATTCAACCTTATTGATGGCGGTGTTGCTGCAAACAATCCG ACTTTGGTTGCCATGGGCGAAGTGACGAAGGAAATTATCAATGGAAGCCAAGACTTCTTTCCTATAAAGCCAATGGACTATGGAAGATTTCTAGTCATATCCTTAGGTACTGGAACAGCAAAAGCTGAAGAGAAATACAGTGCCCCTGAGGCAGCAAAATGGGGTGTGTTGGGTTGGTTAACAAGCCACGGTTCCACACCTTTAGTCGATGTTTTTACCCAAGCAAGTGCGGACATGGTAGATTTCCATATTTCTGTGGTCTTTAAAGCTCTTCACTCGGAAAGTAATTACCTTCGGATTCAG GACGACACTTTGAACAAGACAGTTTCTTCTGTGGATGTCGCCACGAAAAAGAACTTGGATGATCTTGTAAAGGTTGGCGAAGGGCTGTTAAAGAAACCAGTTTCCAGGGTGAACTTGGAGACTGGAGTTTTTGAGCCTTCTAATAAAGAAACCAATGAAGAAGCTCTTATAAG GTTTGCCAAACTGCTCTCCGAAGAGAGGCGGCTTCGCCATTCTAAATCACCCCATGTACAAGCTGCGAATTCGAAATGA